The nucleotide sequence TGTACAAGATGAAACAGGAAATGCGGAAGAAGTAGACGCTCGAAGGATCTAAAAAAAATCCTGCTTAAAAGCAGGATTTTTTTTGTTATTTGAATCTTGTGTCCGAGTCACCCTGAACAACGTCATCCTGAACTTGTTTCAGGATCGTTTCAGGGTCAGCTTCAGCCTTTTATCGATGCAAGCAGCTTCTTCAGGCGCTCGGCAATGGTTGCCCAGTCGCCTGCGGCCATCAGCTTCGGATCGTAAATGCTTGCGCCGAACGAAAGCAAATTTGCGCCGGCCTTCAAGTAGCTTGCGGCGTTCTCCGGGTTCACGCCGCCGCATGCCATCAGTGGAATGTCGCGGAACGGCCCGCGCAGCGCCTTGATGTATTCGGGGCCGCCTACGCAGTTCACCGGGAAAATCTTCACGGCGGTGGCGCCCAGGTCATAAGCCTTCTGCACTTCGGTCGGGGTGAGTGCACCCGGAATAATCGGGATGCGGGCCGTGGCCGAAAGGCGGATGATTTCGTTGCGGGTATTGGGCGTTACAATAAATTCGGCGCCTGCGGCAATGGCCTTCTCTAAATCGCTGCCGTGGCGGACTGTGCCTGCACCTACGGCAATGCCGTGCGGCTTGGCGGCAGCCTTGATTGCCGCGATAATCACCTCGGCGTCCTTGGTATTCATGGTGACTTCGATCGCCTTGAGACCGCACTTGACGGCGGTGTTGACGCAAGCTTCTTCTGCACCACGGGGAATGTCGCGGAGAATGCCCACGACCGGCATCGGTTTTAAAAATTCTAGCAGTTCCATGCCCTTAAAATTAATAATAAAAAGGCGAGCCGGAGCTCGCCGTAAGATTTATTTCACCTTGATGCTTTGGGTTGCAAGGACCTTG is from Fibrobacter sp. UWT2 and encodes:
- a CDS encoding bifunctional 4-hydroxy-2-oxoglutarate aldolase/2-dehydro-3-deoxy-phosphogluconate aldolase, with translation MELLEFLKPMPVVGILRDIPRGAEEACVNTAVKCGLKAIEVTMNTKDAEVIIAAIKAAAKPHGIAVGAGTVRHGSDLEKAIAAGAEFIVTPNTRNEIIRLSATARIPIIPGALTPTEVQKAYDLGATAVKIFPVNCVGGPEYIKALRGPFRDIPLMACGGVNPENAASYLKAGANLLSFGASIYDPKLMAAGDWATIAERLKKLLASIKG